Proteins co-encoded in one Conger conger chromosome 4, fConCon1.1, whole genome shotgun sequence genomic window:
- the LOC133126133 gene encoding kinesin-1 heavy chain, which yields MADPAECTIKVMCRFRPLNGSEVMRGDKYIPKFQAEDNVIIGGKPYMFDRVFQSSTTQEQVYNACAQKIVKDVLEGYNGTIFAYGQTSSGKTHTMEGNLHDPDGMGIIPRIVQDIFNYIYSMDENLEFHIKVSYFEIYLDKIRDLLDVSKTNLSVHEDKNRVPYVKGCTERFVCSPEEVMDTIDEGKSNRHVAVTNMNEHSSRSHSIFLINVKQENTQTEQKLSGKLYLVDLAGSEKVSKTGAEGAVLDEAKNINKSLSSLGNVISALAEGSNYVPYRDSKMTRILQDSLGGNCRTTIVICCSPSSYNEAETKSTLMFGQRAKTIKNTVCVNVELTAEQWKKKYEREKERNKTLRNNITWLENELNRWRNGETVPVDEQFDKEKANAEVLALDNVVNNDKPASTPGVPGVRLTDAEKEKCEAELAKLYKQLDDKDDEINQQSQLAEKLKQQMLDQEELLASSRRDHDNLQAELNRLQAENEASKDEVKEVLQALEELAVNYDQKSQEVEDRTREFELLSDELNQKSSVLASIDSELQKLKEMTNHQKKRVTEMMSSLLKDLAEIGIAVGSNDIKQHEGSGLIDEEFTVARLYISKMKSEVKTMVKRSKQLESTQAESNKKMDENEKELAACQLRISQHEAKIKSLTEYLQNVEQKKRQLEESVDSLNEELVKISAQEKVHAMEKENEIQTANEVKEAVEKQIQGHREAHHKQISSLRDELDKKEKLITELQDLNQKIMLEQERLRVEHEKLKSTDQEKSRKLHELTVMQDRREQARQDLKGLEETVAKELQTLHNLRKLFVQDLATRVKKSAEMDSDDTGGSAAQKQKISFLENNLEQLTKVHKQLVRDNADLRCELPKLEKRLRATAERVKALESALKEAKENAARDRKRYQQEVDRIKEAVRAKNMARRGHSAQIAKPIRPGQPPVASPTHPNISRSSGNIYQNSQPAAIRGGGGVKQDRNC from the exons ATGGCGGACCCGGCGGAGTGCACCATTAAAGTGATGTGCCGTTTCAGGCCCTTGAACGGTTCAGAAGTGATGAGAGGGGATAAATATATCCCGAAATTTCAAGCGGAGGACAACGTTATTATCGGA GGCAAACCGTACATGTTTGATCGAGTGTTCCAGTCCAGCACCACGCAGGAGCAAGTGTACAACGCCTGTGCCCAGAAGATTGTCAAAG ATGTGCTTGAAGGCTATAACGGAACTATATTTGCCTATGGGCAAACCTCATCCggaaaaacacacaccatgGAG GGTAACCTCCATGACCCAGACGGAATGGGAATCATCCCAAGAATAGTCCAAGACATTTTCAACTACATTTACTCCATGGATGAGAACCTGGAGTTTCATATCAAG GtttcatattttgaaatatacttGGACAAGATTCGGGACCTTTTGGATG TGTCAAAGACTAATCTCTCGGTACACGAAGACAAAAACAGAGTCCCCTATGTCAAG GGGTGCACTGAGCGCTTCGTCTGCAGCCCCGAGGAGGTCATGGACACCATTGATGAAGGAAAATCTAACCGGCACGTGGCCGTGACCA ATATGAATGAACACAGCTCCAGAAGTCACAGCATCTTCCTCATCAACGTCAAACAGGAGAACACTCAGACAGAGCAGAAGCTGAGCGGGAAGCTCTATCTGGTGGATCTGGCCGGCAGTGAGAAG GTCAGCAAAACTGGAGCAGAGGGAGCTGTGCTTGATGAAGCCAAAAACATCAACAAGTCTCTGTCATCTCTCGGTAACGTCATCTCGGCGCTGGCTGAGGGTTCA AACTACGTTCCATACAGAGACAGCAAAATGACCAGAATCCTTCAGGACTCTCTGGGGGGTAACTGCAGGACCACCATAGTTATCTGCtgctccccctcctcctacaATGAAGCTGAGACCAAGTCCACCCTCATGTTTGGGCAAAG AGCGAAGACCATTAAGAACacggtgtgtgtgaatgtggagCTGACCGCGGAGCAGTGGAAGAAGAAATAtgaaagggagaaggagaggaacaaGACCCTGCGCAACAACATCACGTGGCTGGAGAACGAACTCAACCGATGGAGGAACG gtgagacTGTGCCAGTGGACGAGCAGTTTGACAAGGAGAAGGCCAATGCTGAGGTTCTGGCCCTGGACAACGTGGTCAACAACGACAAGCCTGCGTCCACACCCGGAGTTCCCGGGGTCCGACTCACTGATGCGGAGAAGGAGAAGTGCGAGGCGGAGCTTGCTAAGCTCTACAAGCAGCTGGACGACAAG GACGATGAGATCAATCAGCAGAGCCAGCTGGCAGAGAAGCTGAAACAGCAGATGCTGGACCAGGAGGAG CTTCTGGCTTCATCCCGGCGTGACCACGACAACCTGCAGGCGGAGCTGAACCGGCTGCAGGCGGAGAACGAGGCCTCTAAGGACGAGGTGAAGGAGGTGCTCCAGGccctggaggagctggctgTCAACTACGACCAGAAGAGCCAGGAGGTGGAGGACAGGACCAGGGAGTTTGAGCTCCTCAGCGATGAGCTCAACCAAAAATCG AGTGTCCTGGCGTCTATCGACTCCGAGCTTCAGAAGCTGAAGGAGATGACAAACCACCAGAAGAAGAGGGTTACAGAGATGATGTCCTCTCTCCTGAAAGACCTGGCTGAAATAGGCATTGCAGTGGGCAGCAATGACATCAAG CAACACGAGGGCAGCGGGCTGATCGATGAGGAGTTCACGGTGGCGCGCCTCTACATCAGCAAGATGAAGTCTGAGGTGAAGACCATGGTGAAGCGCAGCAAGCAGCTGGAGAGCACCCAGGCCGAGAGCAACAAGAAGATGGACGAGAACGAGAAGGAGCTGGCCGCCTGCCAGCTGCGCATCTcccag caTGAGGCCAAGATCAAGTCCCTGACGGAGTACCTGCAAAACGTGGAGCAGAAGAAGAGACAGCTGGAGGAGTCTGTTGACTCTCTGAATGAAGAGCTGGTGAAGATCAGTGCTCAGG AGAAAGTTCACGCTATGGAGAAGGAAAATGAGATTCAGACAGCCAATGAAGTCAAG GAGGCAGTGGAGAAGCAGATTCAGGGTCACCGTGAGGCCCATCACAAGCAGATCAGCAGCCTGCGGGATGAGCTGGATAAGAAAGAGAAACTCATCACCGAACTGCAGGA TCTGAACCAGAAGATCATGCTGGAGCAGGAGAGGCTGCGGGTGGAGCACGAGAAGCTCAAGTCCACCGACCAGGAGAAGAGCCGCAAGCTGCACGAGCTCAC ggtgatgCAGGACCGGAGGGAGCAGGCCAGACAAGACCTGAAGGGGCTGGAGGAGACAGTG GCGAAGGAGCTCCAGACTCTGCACAATCTTAGGAAGTTGTTTGTTCAAGATTTGGCCACAAGAGTTAAGAAG AGTGCCGAGATGGACTCCGATGACACTGGCGGCAGTGCTGCTCAGAAGCAGAAGATCTCCTTCCTGGAGAACAATCTGGAACAGCTCACCAAGGTTCACAAACAG CTGGTGCGTGACAATGCAGACCTCCGCTGTGAGCTTCCTAAACTGGAGAAGCGTCTCCGCGCCACGGCCGAGAGGGTCAAGGCGCTGGAGTCGGCTCTGAAAGAGGCCAAAGAGAATGCGGCGCGTGACCGCAAGCGCTACCAGCAGGAGGTGGACCGCATCAAGGAGGCCGTGAGGGCCAAGAACATGGCCAGGAGGGGGCACTCCGCCCAGATCG CCAAGCCCATCAGGCCAGGCCAGCCCCCAGTGgcctcccccacccaccccaacaTCAGCCGCAGCAGCGGAAACATCTATCAGAACAGCCAGCCTGCGGCCATCCGGGGAGGTGGAGGAGTCAAgcaggacaggaa CTGCTGA